Part of the Paludisphaera borealis genome, CCGGCCGTCCGCGTGGTTTCGACGCTCGCGCTCCCTTTCAGTCCGCTCGACGCGGCGGCCGTCCCGGGGGGCTCGCCCTCGCTGCTGGTGGTCGCCGACGCGTTCGGCGGCCGGCTCGCCCTGATCGATCAGGACGCGCCGGCGATCGTCTCGGACTGGAACTTGCCGGGGCACAACCTCCGATCGCTGAGGTTCTCGCCCGACGGCCGGACCCTGGCCTTGCTCGGCCAGTTCGTCAACCCCGTGAACCGGACGACGTTCGACGACATCCACTGGGGCTTTCTGGCCCACAGCGAGATGCAGACGTTCCGCCTGGACGACCTGCTCACGCCCGGCGTCGACGTCGAGACCCTCCTGGAGAACGGCCGGGCCGCGACCATCGGCAACGTCGGCAGCGGGTCGGCCGACCCGTCGAGCTTCGCGTTCGGGCCGGGCGGCGTGCTCGTCGTCGCGCTGGCCGGCACGGACGAGGTCGCGACGGCCCTCGGCCTCGGCCGGCCGTACAAGCGGCAGAGCGTCGGCCGGCGGCCCTCGGCCCTGGCCCTCAGCCTCGACGGACGGACGGCGTACACGGCCGATGCGCTCGACGACGCGATCTCGATCGTCGATCTGGCCGACCGCAAGGTCGCCGCGCCGATCGTGCTGGGGACGCGCCCGGAGCCGACGCTTGTCGAGGAGGGCGAGCGGCTGTTCACGAGCGCCCGGATCGGCCGGGAAGGCTGGATGAGCTGCCATACCTGCCACACCGACGGCCACACGGCGGGGGTGCTCGTCGACACGATGACCGACGGCTCGTACGGCGCGGCCAAGCAGACGCCGACCCTGCTCGGCGTCGACCGGACCGGCCCCTGGACCTGGCTCGGCCGCATCGACCGTCTCGAAGACCAGGTCCGCAAGTCGATCACGACCACCCTGCGCGGGGCCGACCCGACCGACCGCCAGGTCGACGCCCTCACCGCCTACCTCCGCACCCTCGAACCGCCCAAGCCCGTCGTCGCGACCGCGCCCGCCGAAGCCGTCGCGCGCGGCCGCGCCGTGTT contains:
- a CDS encoding cytochrome c peroxidase; translated protein: MTFRGMWTFGLAVCVMVPTLTFGAEARLRKPEALILVDGGTRLLTANRGAGTISIVDVESRRVAAEVNVGRGLADLKELPGGRWLLAVDQAAGELVLVERQGDVIRRASATPVASDPARVVVGADGLRAVVVSRWSRTLTFLAWDRPASPEVPPAVRVVSTLALPFSPLDAAAVPGGSPSLLVVADAFGGRLALIDQDAPAIVSDWNLPGHNLRSLRFSPDGRTLALLGQFVNPVNRTTFDDIHWGFLAHSEMQTFRLDDLLTPGVDVETLLENGRAATIGNVGSGSADPSSFAFGPGGVLVVALAGTDEVATALGLGRPYKRQSVGRRPSALALSLDGRTAYTADALDDAISIVDLADRKVAAPIVLGTRPEPTLVEEGERLFTSARIGREGWMSCHTCHTDGHTAGVLVDTMTDGSYGAAKQTPTLLGVDRTGPWTWLGRIDRLEDQVRKSITTTLRGADPTDRQVDALTAYLRTLEPPKPVVATAPAEAVARGRAVFASHDCASCHAAPEYTTPKTYDVGLTDAVGSRAFNPPSLRGASRRATFLHDASARSLPDVFQSIQHPAGTVLTPAEIADLVAFLESL